A genome region from Penaeus chinensis breed Huanghai No. 1 chromosome 15, ASM1920278v2, whole genome shotgun sequence includes the following:
- the LOC125032846 gene encoding dentin matrix acidic phosphoprotein 1-like: MVVVAFVAEVGVESEVGAESAEVGDETESTEVGAETESAEVGDETESTEVGAETESAEVGDETESTEVGAETESAEVGDETESTEVGAETESAEVGDETESTEVGAETESAEVGDETESTEVGAETESAEVGDETESTEVGAETESAEVGDETESTEVGAETESAEVGDETESTEVGAETESAEVGDETESTEVGAETESAEVGDETESTEVGAETESAEVGDETESTEVGAETESAEVGDETESTEVGAETESTEVGAETESTEVGAETAEVGSESAEVGSESAEVGSESAEVGVESKVGKESAEIGVESAEAGAEAAKEGAEATELGAESAEAGQARAPTKGEGDCAL, from the exons ATGGTCGTCGTCGCCTTCGTTGCTG AAGTAGGAGTGGAATCAGAAGTAGGAGCAGAATCAGCAGAAGTAGGAGACGAAACAGAATCAACAGAAGTAGGAGCAGAAACAGAATCAGCAGAAGTAGGAGACGAAACAGAATCAACAGAAGTAGGAGCAGAAACAGAATCAGCAGAAGTAGGAGACGAAACAGAATCAACAGAAGTAGGAGCAGAAACAGAATCAGCAGAAGTAGGAGACGAAACAGAATCAACAGAAGTAGGAGCAGAAACAGAATCAGCAGAAGTAGGAGACGAAACAGAATCAACAGAAGTAGGAGCAGAAACAGAATCAGCAGAAGTAGGAGACGAAACAGAATCAACAGAAGTAGGAGCAGAAACAGAATCAGCAGAAGTAGGAGACGAAACAGAATCAACAGAAGTAGGAGCAGAAACAGAATCAGCAGAAGTAGGAGACGAAACAGAATCAACAGAAGTAGGAGCAGAAACAGAATCAGCAGAAGTAGGAGACGAAACAGAATCAACAGAAGTAGGAGCAGAAACAGAATCAGCAGAAGTAGGAGACGAAACAGAATCAACAGAAGTAGGAGCAGAAACAGAATCAGCAGAAGTAGGAGACGAAACAGAATCAACAGAAGTAGGAGCAGAAACAGAATCAGCAGAAGTAGGAGACGAAACAGAATCAACAGAAGTAGGAGCAGAAACAGAATCAGCAGAAGTAGGAGACGAAACAGAATCAACAGAAGTAGGAGCAGAAACAGAATCAACAGAAGTAGGAGCAGAAACAGAATCAACAGAAGTAGGAGCAGAAACAGCAGAAGTAGGATCAGAATCAGCAGAAGTAGGATCAGAATCAGCAGAAGTAGGATCAGAATCAGCAGAAGTAGGAGTAGAATCAAAAGTAGGAAAAGAATCGGCAGAAATAGGAGTAGAAtcagcagaagcaggagcagaagcggcaaaagaaggagcagaagcaACAGAATTAGGGGCAGAATCAGCAGAGGCAGGACAGGCCAGAGCTCCTACGAAGGGTGAGGGAGACTGTGCCCTTTAA